Proteins from a single region of Belliella baltica DSM 15883:
- a CDS encoding oligosaccharide flippase family protein, whose amino-acid sequence MLEKISPFPFINLFRNKSIQNFIFLAIIQASNVLISLISMPLLIQGIGVDQFGFVNLALSVVVLANIFVSFGFNLSAPRDVAINQKNNTELSHLVSNIFSGKIILATIASAIILIAIFGFNLFQEYQIILIFSLLMLFSEATMPLWFFQGMEKMKLISIANIFSKLLFLMGIVLFIHSPDQSKWVNFLLGGAGFSINILLLLYIHYELDITFYKPRLRQVFNSIKSNTLFFFSLLASHISVNGGLIILSFFANSNTLGMFSLAEKIGLVLRMFPALVIQAVYPNASKLYQNDKEKFYRFCIKIAGWALLIGTFISLATYFLAPIIIKVLSKKELPEAVSFLKVLAFVPFLACLNNINVILFLAKNQKNLMFNSSWLMCLYMILASITLTHYYGGVGLSFALISTELFVFFICIALNLKHNKREITDIFNILINNKR is encoded by the coding sequence ATGCTTGAAAAAATATCCCCCTTTCCATTTATCAATCTGTTTCGAAATAAGTCGATTCAGAATTTTATTTTTTTGGCAATTATTCAAGCATCCAATGTTTTGATTTCTTTGATTTCTATGCCTCTGCTTATTCAAGGGATTGGCGTAGATCAGTTTGGGTTTGTGAATTTAGCGTTATCTGTAGTTGTCTTGGCCAATATCTTTGTGAGCTTTGGGTTCAATCTTAGTGCTCCTAGAGATGTCGCGATCAATCAAAAAAATAATACAGAACTTTCTCACTTAGTTTCTAATATTTTTTCAGGAAAGATCATTTTAGCGACGATTGCTTCAGCAATAATTTTAATTGCCATTTTTGGATTCAACTTATTCCAAGAATATCAGATTATACTAATTTTTTCTTTATTAATGTTGTTTTCAGAGGCGACTATGCCGCTTTGGTTTTTTCAGGGAATGGAAAAAATGAAGTTGATTTCCATTGCAAATATCTTCAGCAAGCTCCTTTTCCTGATGGGGATTGTTTTGTTTATCCACAGTCCAGACCAATCCAAATGGGTTAATTTTCTTTTGGGAGGAGCAGGGTTTTCAATCAATATTTTATTGCTTTTATATATTCATTATGAATTAGATATTACTTTTTACAAACCAAGATTGAGGCAGGTTTTCAATTCAATTAAATCTAATACTTTGTTTTTCTTTTCCCTTTTAGCTTCTCATATTTCAGTTAATGGAGGATTGATTATTCTTTCTTTTTTTGCAAACTCTAATACCTTAGGGATGTTTAGCTTGGCAGAAAAAATCGGATTGGTTTTGAGGATGTTTCCTGCTTTAGTGATTCAGGCTGTTTATCCAAATGCTTCGAAACTCTATCAAAATGATAAGGAAAAATTCTATAGATTCTGTATCAAAATAGCTGGCTGGGCATTGTTAATTGGAACATTTATATCCTTGGCCACTTATTTTCTAGCTCCAATCATTATTAAAGTACTCTCAAAAAAAGAACTCCCAGAAGCAGTATCCTTCTTAAAAGTTTTGGCTTTTGTGCCTTTTCTAGCCTGTCTTAACAATATCAATGTGATTCTGTTTTTAGCCAAAAATCAAAAAAATTTAATGTTCAATTCCTCTTGGCTGATGTGCTTGTATATGATTTTAGCATCAATCACTTTGACACACTATTATGGTGGAGTAGGGCTTTCATTTGCATTGATTTCAACAGAATTATTTGTGTTTTTTATCTGCATTGCACTAAATCTAAAACATAATAAAAGAGAGATCACTGATATTTTCAATATATTAATCAACAACAAAAGGTAA
- a CDS encoding shikimate dehydrogenase family protein yields MRKFGLIGFKLSHSFSKKYFSEKFEREGMSDCQFDLYELDEIEHLKDVLTQNKELEGLSVTIPYKEKVIALLDELDSACEKIGAVNCIKIEGDKLIGYNTDYIGFKNSLENWLGEDRPKALVLGTGGASKAVNQALRDLGIEYLIVSRTSSNVEGMITYQDLKADENILQSHHLIINSTPLGTFPETEVMPEIDVNLITNQHKVYDLVYNPEKTFLMRSMEARGAIVKNGLEMLHLQAEAAWKIWN; encoded by the coding sequence ATGAGAAAATTCGGCTTAATCGGTTTTAAACTTTCCCACTCCTTTTCTAAGAAATATTTCTCTGAGAAATTTGAGAGAGAAGGAATGTCTGATTGTCAATTTGATCTTTACGAATTGGATGAAATCGAGCATTTGAAAGATGTTTTGACTCAAAATAAAGAGTTAGAAGGCTTGAGTGTAACCATTCCTTACAAAGAGAAAGTGATCGCACTTTTGGACGAACTCGATTCAGCTTGTGAAAAAATCGGTGCAGTCAATTGCATTAAAATTGAAGGTGACAAACTCATTGGATACAATACCGATTATATTGGTTTCAAAAATTCACTTGAAAACTGGTTGGGTGAGGATCGCCCAAAAGCATTGGTTTTAGGAACTGGAGGTGCTTCTAAAGCAGTAAATCAAGCTTTGAGAGATTTAGGAATTGAATATTTGATTGTGTCTCGTACATCTAGTAATGTGGAAGGAATGATTACTTACCAGGACCTCAAAGCAGATGAAAACATCTTGCAAAGTCATCATCTTATCATCAATTCTACCCCTCTTGGGACATTTCCAGAGACTGAAGTGATGCCAGAGATTGATGTGAACTTGATCACAAATCAGCATAAAGTGTATGATTTGGTCTATAATCCTGAAAAAACTTTTTTGATGCGCTCCATGGAAGCACGAGGTGCTATAGTTAAAAACGGTTTGGAAATGCTACATCTTCAGGCGGAAGCTGCTTGGAAGATTTGGAATTAA
- a CDS encoding exopolysaccharide biosynthesis protein has protein sequence MSEKHILDDKITLKEIVLRFRFWINYFLGQWKLILGIVLLGGILGAVISIVKKPVYLAETSFVLEESDMGGMGGMSGLASLVGVNLGSLGSSSGLFQGDNIMELYRSDNMIDKALLSPFDEESLLIDRFIAFNKLQKKWKSKVDLSAFDFSIERASFSVTQDSVVKEITKLIRKDHLGVNKPDRKLTIIKVSIQSKDEAFSKVFNETLVEKVNGFYFETKTKKTAENLQILQTQADSVRKILDESLVAYANTADRIPNPNPLLQSGTVDARKRQIDISAASSVYSEIVKNLEIARVNHRNNSPLIQIIDSPRFPLQRIEIKLKKGIVFGAAIAFIMLLFSLYLTKLYEIYVRETR, from the coding sequence ATGTCAGAAAAGCATATTTTGGACGATAAGATTACTCTTAAAGAGATTGTTTTGAGATTTAGATTTTGGATCAATTATTTCTTGGGTCAATGGAAATTGATACTTGGAATTGTTTTGCTTGGGGGAATACTTGGAGCTGTCATTTCAATAGTTAAAAAGCCAGTTTATTTAGCAGAAACTTCTTTTGTATTGGAAGAATCTGATATGGGAGGTATGGGAGGCATGTCTGGATTGGCTTCATTGGTGGGAGTGAATTTGGGTTCTTTAGGAAGTTCAAGTGGCCTTTTTCAGGGAGATAACATCATGGAGCTCTATCGCTCTGACAATATGATTGATAAGGCACTTTTGAGTCCTTTTGATGAAGAATCCCTTTTAATTGATCGATTTATTGCTTTCAATAAGCTCCAAAAGAAGTGGAAAAGTAAAGTGGACTTGAGTGCTTTTGATTTTTCAATCGAAAGAGCGTCCTTTTCTGTGACACAAGATTCTGTAGTGAAGGAAATCACCAAGCTGATCAGAAAAGATCATCTTGGGGTGAATAAGCCTGATAGGAAATTGACCATCATCAAAGTAAGCATTCAATCTAAAGATGAGGCGTTTTCGAAAGTGTTTAATGAAACTTTGGTAGAAAAAGTGAATGGTTTTTATTTCGAAACCAAAACCAAAAAAACTGCTGAAAATCTACAAATTCTCCAAACACAAGCAGATAGTGTGAGGAAAATATTGGACGAAAGTTTAGTAGCTTATGCCAATACAGCCGATAGAATTCCCAATCCCAATCCGCTTTTGCAATCCGGAACAGTGGATGCCCGAAAAAGGCAAATTGACATCTCTGCTGCCTCATCAGTGTATTCAGAAATTGTCAAAAATCTGGAAATTGCCAGAGTCAATCATAGAAACAATTCACCCTTAATTCAAATCATAGATTCTCCAAGATTCCCATTACAAAGAATCGAAATCAAATTAAAAAAAGGAATTGTATTTGGAGCTGCCATCGCTTTTATCATGCTTTTGTTCTCGCTTTATTTGACGAAGTTGTATGAAATCTATGTGAGAGAAACCCGATAA
- a CDS encoding SLBB domain-containing protein, with translation MHSPLISLFRNLCAAIILFSALFLVIPYQAQAQSLSDISSINVEELSDEQIKELLRRASEAGLSEAELIQMARLRGLSAYQIEKLQERIEKINFAGSMGRSTTAGASKREPRTQGDINEITQGIFKFQQSDALEDEESPYFGTDLFYNKNRKLTFEPNLNLATPKSYILGAGDMIYIDIYGQSEEYYEANINPDGFAIIDNIGPVSLSGKSIEEATAILKNRISGFYEGMRGSNPNTFIQVTLGNVRTIKVHLVGEVRLPGTFTLSAFSSVFNALYAAGGPNENGTMRNIKLVRNGNVVSTIDIYDFLINGKANLNLQIQDQDIILVEPFEGRATMEGEVKRKKIFEVKNGESFDQLLKYAGGFTDEAFQDRITVTRVTGKQRAVSDIFKNQFEIFTVKGGDVYTIGKVLNRFSNRVQIKGAVFREGNYALTEGLTLKKLIENADGIKGEAFLERASILRTKDDLSTEIINVNLQNILSGTAQDILLEREDVVRISSIYDLKEEIYVQITGEVKKPGTYPFSKQMTVEDLIILAGGLREAASTEDIEIARRIENPESGVFSTLIPITINQDLSLSNETEVLAPFDNVIIRRKPNFTLEKMIFIEGQVNSPGAFAVQSAKERISDVIGRAGGLTAFAYPKGATLIRRTEYYDTESEQLRRQKNLIDLQQKLQFDPNNTEAQELLLERLFKDLGNREADQSSAAESSAVSDVKKETIAGIAESKADISPIKIKQTEAVAIDLEKIINNPGSDYDLILEEGDIISIPRQLQTIRMRGDVVYPTTVRYENVKGLKHYINKAGGFDSRANRKRTYVVYANGEVSRTRNFLGIRAYPNVEPGAEIFVPTKGPKVMLRPGELIGLTTGIATLALIISQLSQ, from the coding sequence ATGCATTCACCTCTAATTTCATTATTTAGAAACCTTTGTGCTGCAATTATTCTCTTTTCAGCTCTTTTTTTAGTAATCCCCTATCAAGCTCAAGCCCAGTCTTTATCTGATATTTCTAGTATCAATGTAGAGGAACTGTCTGATGAGCAGATCAAAGAGCTTTTGAGAAGAGCAAGCGAAGCAGGGCTTTCTGAGGCTGAATTGATCCAAATGGCACGATTAAGAGGCTTGTCTGCGTATCAGATTGAAAAGCTACAAGAGCGAATTGAAAAAATAAATTTCGCTGGATCAATGGGAAGATCGACTACTGCTGGCGCCTCAAAAAGAGAACCACGTACCCAAGGTGACATCAATGAAATCACACAAGGAATTTTCAAATTTCAACAAAGTGATGCTTTGGAAGATGAAGAATCTCCTTATTTTGGGACTGACCTTTTTTATAACAAAAACAGGAAATTAACCTTCGAACCTAACTTAAATCTAGCAACTCCAAAAAGCTATATTTTGGGAGCTGGAGATATGATTTATATAGATATCTATGGCCAATCTGAGGAATATTATGAAGCTAATATCAATCCTGACGGGTTTGCGATCATAGATAATATCGGTCCGGTAAGTCTTTCAGGTAAATCGATAGAAGAAGCCACAGCGATATTGAAAAATAGAATCTCTGGTTTTTATGAGGGAATGAGGGGATCAAATCCAAATACTTTTATTCAGGTTACCCTAGGAAATGTAAGAACAATAAAAGTCCACTTAGTTGGTGAGGTCAGGTTGCCTGGAACATTTACGCTGAGTGCTTTCAGTTCGGTTTTTAATGCACTTTATGCAGCAGGAGGGCCAAATGAAAATGGTACCATGCGTAATATCAAATTGGTAAGAAACGGAAATGTTGTATCTACGATCGATATTTATGATTTTCTGATCAATGGAAAAGCTAATCTAAATCTCCAAATCCAAGATCAAGACATCATTTTGGTGGAGCCTTTTGAAGGTAGGGCCACGATGGAAGGTGAAGTAAAGAGAAAGAAGATATTTGAAGTGAAGAATGGTGAAAGCTTTGACCAATTACTCAAATACGCAGGAGGTTTTACCGATGAAGCTTTTCAAGACCGAATTACCGTAACGAGAGTGACTGGGAAACAAAGGGCAGTCTCTGATATCTTCAAAAATCAATTTGAAATTTTCACTGTCAAAGGCGGTGATGTCTACACCATAGGAAAAGTACTGAATAGGTTTAGCAACAGGGTTCAAATCAAAGGCGCTGTATTCCGTGAAGGAAACTACGCACTTACTGAAGGGTTGACACTTAAAAAATTGATAGAAAATGCTGATGGGATTAAAGGAGAAGCCTTCTTGGAGCGAGCGAGTATCTTAAGAACCAAAGATGACTTAAGCACAGAAATCATCAATGTCAATCTTCAAAACATTTTATCTGGAACTGCTCAAGATATTCTACTGGAAAGAGAAGATGTTGTCAGAATTTCAAGCATCTACGATCTCAAAGAAGAGATCTATGTTCAAATTACAGGAGAGGTAAAAAAGCCAGGAACATATCCTTTCTCAAAACAAATGACTGTAGAAGATCTCATTATTTTGGCAGGTGGACTTAGAGAAGCTGCAAGCACTGAGGATATAGAAATCGCAAGAAGAATTGAAAATCCTGAATCAGGGGTCTTTTCTACCTTGATTCCTATCACCATCAATCAAGATTTGAGTCTTTCAAATGAAACGGAAGTTCTCGCACCATTTGATAATGTGATTATCAGACGCAAGCCTAATTTCACTTTGGAGAAAATGATCTTTATAGAAGGTCAGGTAAATTCTCCAGGCGCATTTGCCGTGCAATCAGCGAAAGAAAGAATCTCTGATGTCATCGGCAGAGCAGGTGGTTTGACTGCCTTTGCTTATCCAAAAGGGGCAACGTTGATCAGAAGAACAGAATATTATGATACAGAATCTGAGCAACTTAGAAGACAGAAAAACCTGATCGATCTTCAACAAAAACTCCAATTCGACCCGAATAATACTGAAGCACAAGAATTACTTCTTGAAAGGTTATTCAAAGACTTAGGAAATAGAGAAGCAGATCAAAGTAGTGCGGCAGAAAGCTCTGCTGTATCTGATGTAAAAAAGGAAACGATTGCTGGAATCGCTGAAAGTAAAGCTGATATTTCTCCTATCAAGATCAAACAGACGGAAGCAGTGGCTATAGATTTAGAGAAAATCATCAATAATCCAGGTTCCGATTATGACTTGATTTTGGAAGAGGGGGATATCATTTCTATTCCGAGACAATTGCAAACCATCAGGATGCGTGGCGATGTCGTCTATCCTACAACCGTAAGGTATGAAAATGTAAAAGGGCTGAAGCACTACATCAATAAAGCAGGCGGTTTTGATTCCAGAGCAAATAGGAAGAGAACTTATGTGGTCTATGCCAATGGGGAAGTATCGAGAACAAGAAATTTCCTAGGCATTCGAGCCTATCCGAATGTTGAGCCCGGTGCAGAGATTTTCGTACCTACAAAAGGACCAAAAGTAATGCTTAGACCTGGTGAGTTAATAGGATTAACGACTGGTATAGCCACACTAGCTTTGATTATCTCACAATTAAGTCAATAA
- a CDS encoding class I SAM-dependent methyltransferase — translation MIENRAKVCIACGNSEGNEHFQAYEKMFGLGDEFTYLNCQKCRSLQIVSVPDNLDRYYSSQYYTTGKFVKSNAIKNLFKKVRWQFYNFGIFKKSTKPYINWIKELDIDFNSKIADIGCGPGQLLYEMHCSGFINLHGFDPYVYKEINLKGLTVKKVAIDNIKDEFEVVMMHHSFEHMAEPKKVFDLLSRLVKKNGQLLIRTPVSDAKIWKDYGINWFQIDAPRHFFIPSVKAMLSLAQNAGFKIKKVVFDSDESQFLISKHYKNGGSLLNYDVNSINKIELKKAIQQAKIYNQELIGDQACFYFTK, via the coding sequence ATGATTGAAAATAGAGCTAAAGTATGTATTGCCTGCGGAAATTCAGAAGGGAATGAACATTTTCAAGCTTATGAAAAAATGTTTGGTCTTGGAGATGAATTTACATATCTGAATTGTCAAAAATGCAGATCACTACAAATCGTATCAGTTCCTGACAATCTTGATCGCTATTACTCTTCTCAATATTATACCACAGGGAAATTTGTCAAAAGCAATGCTATAAAAAATCTATTCAAAAAGGTTCGATGGCAATTTTATAATTTTGGGATATTTAAGAAATCCACAAAGCCTTATATCAATTGGATCAAAGAGCTAGATATTGATTTTAACAGCAAAATAGCTGACATCGGATGTGGACCTGGGCAATTGCTTTATGAGATGCACTGTTCAGGTTTCATAAATCTTCATGGATTTGATCCGTATGTTTACAAAGAGATTAACTTGAAAGGGTTAACTGTTAAAAAGGTTGCCATCGATAATATTAAGGATGAATTTGAAGTGGTGATGATGCATCATTCTTTTGAACATATGGCTGAACCCAAGAAAGTCTTCGACCTTCTATCAAGATTAGTCAAGAAAAATGGACAACTTCTTATCCGAACCCCGGTTTCTGATGCTAAGATTTGGAAAGATTATGGTATCAATTGGTTTCAAATAGATGCTCCAAGGCATTTCTTTATTCCTTCAGTCAAGGCTATGTTATCCTTGGCTCAAAATGCCGGCTTCAAGATAAAAAAAGTAGTTTTTGATAGTGATGAATCACAGTTTTTGATCTCCAAACACTATAAAAATGGTGGAAGTTTATTGAATTACGATGTTAATAGCATTAATAAAATCGAATTAAAGAAAGCTATACAACAAGCTAAAATTTATAATCAAGAGCTAATAGGAGATCAAGCTTGTTTTTATTTTACTAAATAA
- a CDS encoding DUF368 domain-containing protein, whose amino-acid sequence MTQIKEKILTYLKGMSMGAADIVPGVSGGSIALITGIYEKLLNSINAIDKTALRLLFKFQLSALWKHINGGFLATLLFGILTSIFALSKLITYLIENHPIPVWSFFGGLIIISAIIILRDIKKWSLGVVAAILLGILGAYLFTSIPSVSSPEGYWFTFVAGAIAICAMILPGVSGSFLLLMLGQYERILAAVSDKNFLVIAIFGAGCITGLLLFSRVISWLLKNHHALTIGLLSGFMLGSINKLWPWKVVLSYRLSSSGAQKPLLTENILPQNYLAVTGEESLFLQAILAFSFGILLVVGIERLAYYLKKQ is encoded by the coding sequence ATGACTCAAATCAAAGAAAAAATCCTTACCTATCTGAAAGGAATGTCGATGGGTGCAGCAGATATAGTTCCTGGAGTTTCTGGTGGATCTATTGCGCTTATCACAGGGATTTATGAAAAACTGCTTAACAGCATCAATGCTATAGACAAAACAGCTCTGAGACTTTTGTTTAAGTTTCAACTTAGTGCTCTATGGAAGCATATCAACGGAGGATTTTTAGCAACGCTCTTGTTTGGAATTCTAACTAGCATTTTCGCTCTTTCTAAGTTAATAACCTACCTGATTGAAAATCACCCAATTCCTGTTTGGTCTTTTTTCGGTGGTCTGATCATCATTTCTGCTATCATCATTCTTCGGGATATCAAAAAGTGGTCTTTGGGAGTCGTAGCTGCAATTTTGCTTGGAATCCTTGGAGCCTATTTATTTACTAGCATTCCATCAGTAAGTTCTCCAGAAGGATATTGGTTTACATTTGTAGCAGGCGCAATTGCCATTTGTGCAATGATTTTACCAGGAGTTTCAGGAAGTTTTCTTCTCTTGATGCTCGGACAATACGAACGGATTTTAGCTGCTGTTTCAGATAAAAACTTCTTGGTCATTGCTATTTTTGGTGCAGGTTGTATTACAGGCCTCTTACTATTTAGCCGAGTGATTTCTTGGTTATTAAAAAATCACCACGCACTTACTATTGGATTATTATCTGGTTTTATGCTGGGTTCAATCAATAAGCTTTGGCCATGGAAAGTCGTATTGAGTTATCGCTTGTCTTCTTCTGGAGCTCAGAAGCCACTTTTGACAGAAAATATTCTTCCTCAAAATTACCTTGCTGTAACTGGAGAAGAATCTTTATTTTTACAGGCAATATTGGCTTTTTCTTTTGGTATTCTGTTGGTAGTAGGAATTGAAAGGCTAGCCTATTATTTGAAAAAACAATGA
- a CDS encoding radical SAM/SPASM domain-containing protein, giving the protein MPTPTPLGIRVNLSVCPLGSNVFIRFKDPTYYPFAINNILLTYLRISDRTFVNQLITAHSYLKLLSWRKISNYFLLFSSFHYSRWIKKPIVWGKPTTLSIEPTTSCNLRCPECPSGLRIFSRPTGMIQEALFKKIIDENAPELTYLHLYFQGEPYLHPKFLELVKYAYERKVFTATSTNAHYLTEQNVSKTLDSGLKQLIISMDGITQEVYQDYRIGGSLSKVQEGLKLLIEKRAERKQLYPRVILQFLVTGKNEHQLNELKYWASEMKVDELQLKSTQIYDFENGSELIPSEEKYSRYILAKNGKWKLKKSIENKCWRMWQGAVVTWDGRVVPCCFDKDAEHVMGQINYTPMAEIWQNSKYQHFRKQLLTDRTEIEICKNCSE; this is encoded by the coding sequence ATGCCAACCCCGACCCCATTGGGCATACGCGTTAACTTAAGCGTATGCCCACTGGGGTCGAATGTCTTCATTAGATTTAAAGATCCAACATATTATCCCTTCGCAATAAATAACATTTTGCTAACTTACCTTCGTATATCTGATCGGACTTTTGTGAATCAATTAATTACAGCCCATAGCTATTTGAAACTACTCAGTTGGAGGAAAATCTCTAACTATTTTTTGTTATTCTCTTCATTTCACTATAGCCGTTGGATCAAAAAACCTATAGTCTGGGGAAAGCCCACGACACTCTCCATAGAACCAACCACAAGCTGCAATCTCAGATGCCCGGAGTGTCCAAGTGGCTTGAGGATCTTTTCCCGTCCAACAGGCATGATTCAGGAAGCACTTTTCAAAAAAATTATTGATGAAAATGCACCTGAGCTAACCTATTTACATTTATACTTTCAGGGAGAACCTTATCTGCATCCAAAATTTTTAGAATTGGTAAAGTATGCATATGAGCGAAAAGTCTTCACAGCTACCTCTACAAATGCACATTACTTGACAGAGCAAAATGTGTCCAAAACATTAGATTCCGGATTAAAACAATTGATCATCTCAATGGATGGAATCACTCAGGAAGTTTATCAGGATTATCGGATTGGAGGGAGTTTATCGAAAGTTCAGGAAGGGCTGAAATTGCTGATCGAAAAAAGAGCAGAAAGAAAACAGCTATATCCGCGAGTCATTTTACAATTTCTCGTCACAGGTAAGAATGAACATCAACTCAATGAATTGAAATATTGGGCAAGTGAAATGAAGGTGGACGAGTTGCAGCTGAAGTCTACACAGATTTACGATTTTGAAAATGGCTCTGAGTTAATTCCAAGCGAAGAGAAATATTCGCGATATATATTAGCGAAAAATGGAAAGTGGAAACTCAAAAAGTCCATTGAAAACAAATGTTGGCGCATGTGGCAAGGTGCTGTAGTAACTTGGGATGGACGGGTAGTTCCCTGCTGTTTTGACAAAGATGCCGAACATGTCATGGGTCAAATCAATTATACCCCAATGGCTGAAATATGGCAAAATTCAAAATATCAGCATTTTAGGAAACAGCTTCTTACAGATAGAACAGAGATAGAAATTTGTAAGAACTGTTCAGAGTAA
- a CDS encoding pyridoxal-dependent decarboxylase, whose amino-acid sequence MYWKKLSHEQIKEIVFKALGENLDYRGERPILGIPGTYLDTSEFYPDAPFLQDAPYMSAMVRNPNHIGVHTLSDKSVLEVFEGTQKIERELIHLVAEEIFNGEPNGQDGYVATGGTEANIQAMWIYRNYFIKEHGARLGEIGLVYSEDSHYSMPKGANILNIQNIILEVDSETREILKSSLEEKIKEARSNGVKYFIVIANLSTTMFGSVDDIDMLGDFFSNQNVDFRIHVDAAYGGFIYPFTNTTSRFTFQNPYMNSITADGHKMLQTPYGTGLFLIRKGYIEYVKTEEAQYIPGKDYTISGSRSGANAISMWMILKIHGSEGWKYKMETLCDKTERICKKLEKMGVEYFRNPYNNIIAIKAKYMSAELADKYYLVANSYEHKAEWYKIVVMPHVKPGTIDSFLMDLAGELKSKKN is encoded by the coding sequence ATGTATTGGAAAAAATTATCACACGAACAAATCAAAGAAATCGTCTTCAAAGCTCTTGGTGAAAACCTTGATTATAGAGGCGAAAGACCAATTCTTGGAATTCCAGGCACTTACTTGGATACCTCAGAATTTTATCCTGATGCCCCATTCCTTCAAGATGCTCCTTATATGTCTGCCATGGTGCGTAACCCAAATCATATTGGCGTACATACGTTGAGCGACAAATCTGTTTTGGAAGTCTTTGAAGGAACACAAAAGATTGAAAGAGAATTAATACACTTAGTAGCCGAGGAAATTTTCAATGGAGAACCCAATGGCCAAGATGGCTATGTCGCTACAGGAGGAACGGAAGCGAATATCCAAGCCATGTGGATATACCGCAATTATTTCATAAAAGAGCATGGTGCCCGACTGGGAGAAATCGGCTTAGTCTATTCAGAAGATTCTCACTATTCTATGCCTAAGGGAGCAAACATCCTTAACATTCAAAATATCATTCTTGAAGTAGATTCAGAGACTAGGGAAATCCTTAAATCATCTCTGGAAGAGAAAATCAAAGAAGCCAGATCGAATGGAGTCAAATACTTTATTGTCATTGCCAACTTATCTACAACGATGTTCGGGTCGGTGGATGATATCGATATGTTGGGTGATTTTTTCAGTAATCAAAATGTGGATTTCAGAATTCATGTTGATGCTGCGTATGGAGGATTTATCTATCCTTTTACCAATACGACGAGTCGATTCACATTTCAAAACCCATACATGAACTCTATAACAGCGGATGGGCACAAAATGCTTCAGACGCCTTATGGTACTGGTTTGTTTTTGATCAGAAAGGGATATATAGAATATGTGAAAACTGAAGAAGCACAATACATTCCGGGAAAAGACTACACGATCAGTGGAAGTCGCTCCGGTGCCAATGCGATTTCAATGTGGATGATTTTAAAAATTCACGGCTCCGAAGGATGGAAATATAAGATGGAAACCCTCTGTGACAAAACTGAGCGGATTTGTAAGAAATTGGAGAAAATGGGTGTGGAGTATTTCAGAAATCCATATAATAATATCATAGCCATCAAAGCTAAATATATGTCAGCCGAACTTGCTGACAAATACTATTTGGTTGCAAATTCCTACGAACACAAAGCTGAATGGTACAAAATTGTGGTGATGCCTCACGTCAAGCCCGGTACTATCGATAGCTTCCTAATGGATCTTGCAGGTGAGTTGAAATCGAAGAAGAATTGA